The Bacillaceae bacterium IKA-2 DNA window ATAGCGCTCTCCCCAGACCGGTGTGTTTTTCTCGAAGCTTTCCCAGCCAGTCATGGAACCTTTATATGAAACATAACTCAAATCAGAAATTCCATTAAAAAATGAGACTGGTTTAATAACTAATGAGAATTGCTCTCTAGCAAAGGAGCGCAATTTATCGATAAGTTCAGATATTTCTTTTTCATGACCACTGTGAACAGCAGGATAGTAGGGTGGGGTAAAAAATATGATAACCATCGGCGCCAATTCTTGGCAATAAATTGAGAAAAGGTCAACGATATGAATAGACATTTCACGATCATCTAACTTTTCGGGTTCGTTGATTTCTGTTATTATATGATCGACATAGGATTGTCCATATTTATTAATAGCATAATTCGCTAATTCTTCGTATGTGAGGACCTTAATATCAATTTTCTGTTTTGTGAGACCTTCGCGTTCTAGGACGCCCGTCAATTGATCGTTCATCTCTTGAACAGATTCTCTAGCTAATTCTAAGTATAGATCGATAACTTCTTTTGCACTGCGTTCCATCAAGAACACATTGTAGAAAGCAGCAGCCCGGTGCGGCGTTTGTGCAGAATAATTCTGTTTTAAATCTTTTAGATAAAGTGTTGAAGGCAGGGGAGTTCGTTCACCTTGAACAACTTCCGAAAACTTCATATTCCATTCTATATTTTTAGTCAAGATAGAGGCCATCCAGGCAGCATTGACACCACTTAACGGCTCGCCAACATGCGTTTCTTGACCATAAAAAAGTGCTGCGGGCATTATTTTACCAATAGAACCCGTGTATGCGTAAAATGATTCATCGCCTGGTTTTTGAGAAAATACGGGTTCGGAATTCAAAAATAAACTGTAATTTAATTTATATGTATGAGATATTTCTAGTAACTTGGTAACGGCTGTTCGCATACCGACTGAACATACTTCTTCATCCGGTACCGTTAGTAGTAATAAATTAATAGGCCACTTTTCTAGTGCTGCTTTTTCCAACAAAGATAGATGCAAGACAAGCCCACATTTCATATCCAATATCCCTCTACCAAACAAATAATCTCCTGATTTAATGTCCCGCCTTACTTCTTCTGAAAATGACTCCTTTTGTTCAGTAATAGCTTTTGTTAATTCATGCACAGAGAAAGCTAGGTGACGAATATCACCATATTCTTCAACATTCACTACATCAAAATGACTGATTAAGACGATTGTTTTTGTTGCTTTTTGGTGCCTGTATAAGGCTGTTAAATAACTTCGATTATCATCGGTTGAATGAATTTCTACTAATTCTGGATGCTCTTGAAAATAGTTTGTAGAAAGTAAAATATCTTTCAATCGGAAGGGAAATAATTTTTCCTGTTCTGATAAAGAAATACTTTCAATACTAACTAAATCAGCTAATAATTCTGTTAATTGCTGTGGAGTCTGCATTTTTATCAATTTCTTCATTATTTTATCCTCCTGACTTCCTAGCCCGTTCTAAGCCCCAAAAACGTATTCTTAGATAGTTTCGGGAGAGTTTGTTAAAAGTATGCTACTATTTTTTTTATATTGTGAGTTATTTTTTCTCAAAAAGTTGATTGGGTTTACGAAAAAGATGAAGTAATAAGATGTGAAAAAGCTTTTTTGTTCATCTTTTACTTAATATAATGTTATCTTTATATAGTCAGTTCGTTACTGGGGATGATAGTTCCTGCAATAGTTATATAGTTGTAAATATAAATATGTAGTTAGTATCGATGTTAAAATATGAGTAAATAAGTGAGGTATGATTATGATGAATAGAACGAAAATATTGCTCCGTTTATCGGCTGTTTATGCGGTAATTGGTGCTGTTATTGGATCACATATGGCTGGGTCCGGATCGATGATGTTTAAAGCGATCCACGCTCATATTTTGGTTGTCGGCTGGCTTTCCCTATTTGCTTTTGCGACCTTTTATGCTATTTTTGCGATTCCAAAAAAATCAAAACTAGCGATGTTTCATGTGTGGACTGCGATAATAGGTAGTTTCGGTCTTACGGCTGGGATGTGGATGCATTATTTTAAACCAACATGGGCTCCAGAAACTTTCACATTGATTTTTTATATTGTTGGTGGTACGACTTTGTTAATTAGTTTCATTATTTTTGCGATCATGACATTTATTTTTGGCAGGCACTTCGCCGATAAAAATTAATAGTGTAAAAGAGTTAAGAAATGAAGAATAGAAAAAGGGTCAAATTCCACGAGCAGATGGATTTTGACCCTTTTTTCTATTCTTTCGATCTTCTTCTAGTATTCTTATTCTCAATAAGATTTTTTAAGGATAAAAATAAACATTCTAAATGCTTTCAGATAATCATTTAATCAATTAAATGGTTATACAAAACTTAGCGATATTAGTTCTTTCATTATGAAAGTTTCGTTCTTTATATAGGATGCAAAATAGTAAGTAAACGTAAAAAAACCGGAGATAATAAGGGATTTTTGTTCATTATAACGAAAAAACAGCTAAATTTACTTCTTTTCAATTGATAGAATATCATTTATACTCAAGTTAGTCGTTCTTTAAAAAGAACAAACTGTTCTCCCACGGCATGAAAAGTTATCTGAAAATGGCACGATGAGAGAGGGTAGGTTTATTCTATGGAAAAAATCAGCTTTGAACTTGTTGGGAAAGTATTAGAGGAAGATGTTGTTTCAGACCTTGATGTTCTGTTGTTAACAAAGGGTACGATCCTTACAAAAGCGAATATCCTACTTCTAAAAAAACAGTATTCTAAGAAAGTAAAAGTTTCTGAAGATCTTTCTTTTAAAAACTTATATTTAAAAAATATTAAGCATATTGAACATTTATTTTCTTTTCTCGAAAAAACGAAGTCGATTGACATGGAAGAATGGTTTCATCACGAACAGATTGTTAGATTCGTTCAAAAAGATGCATCCTTCATTGAACAAATGTATGAAATTAAAGCCCAGTCTTCACTTTATGTACATAGCGTCAACGTTGGCTTGATTGCCTTTTTTCTCGGGAAGTTGTTAAGGTATTCTTATCGTGAAAAGTTACATATATGGAAAATGGGTGTCTTACACGACATTGGGAAATTAAAATTAGATAGTGAATTGCTATTTAAGCAGGAAGAAGAATTAACAGAAGAAGAGCTCCATGAATACAAACAACACCCTAATTTGGGATTGAATATTCTAAGCGAAGTGAAGGGTGTAAACGCTGAAATAGTAAGTGCTACAAAATTTCATCATGAACAAATTGATGGTTCGGGATATCCAAATAAGGTAAAGGTTAATTGTTTACCAGTTACGGTTCAAATCGTTTCAGTTGCAAATAGAATTGATAAAATAATTAGCGCTAATAGGAATCCATTTCATTTAGTTAATTTACTTATCGAAGAAACACGAGAAAATAAGTTAAATCCAGCGATCACGATCCCGTTTGTCCGTCATACTCTGAGAAAGTACGTCGGTAAAAAAATAGTACTAAACGATGAAACGAAGGCGGAGATTGTGTTTATTTTTGATCATGAACCAACACAACCTTTGATTTACCTAAATGAAAGAAAAATGTTTATTGATTTACGGGAAAATCATAAGTTGAAAATTAAAGACTTTGCGTAAAGAAAGATGAAGTTGAAGAAAATATCCAAAAAGTATGTCAAAAATATTCCTTTATTTTGACATGCTTTTTGGATCTCAAATCTACTTGATGCGAAACTTTTCTTTTGTATTATCGTCTAAATATTAAACAGAGAAAGAGGGTGGTCATAATGGGTAAGTTGTGTCATTTTATTGGCATATTTTTTCTAGTTACAATATTGGCACTAATGTTTGGTTGCAGTAGTAGTGATAATTCTGATCAAGGTTTTAGGAATTCTAATGAAAAAGCTGAGGATGCTGCAACAGAATCAGAAATGGATTATGATGGTACGGATTCTGGTGAAAGTACTCAAATTGCACGGGATCTGGAGAAAAATTTTAATGACACTGACCGAATGATCATTTACCATGCTAACCTTTCTATAGAAGTAAATGATTATCACAAAGTAGAAACGCAAATTCTGGAGAAAGTTTCGACCCTTGGTGGATATATAGTAGAATCAACCATTTATGCTAGTGGAAAAGAACGCATAAATGGAAATTTAGTTGTGAAAGTTCCACAAGCTTCTTTTCACAGTTTTATTAATGACGTTGAATTAACTAGTATGAAAGTTTATGATCGCCATGTTAGCAGTAATGACGTAACAGAAGAATTCATTGATTTAGATTCACGCTTAAAGTCAAAACGAGTTGTCGAAGAAAGATTGCTTGGTTTTTTGGAACAAGCCAAACAAACTGAAGATCTCTTAAAAATCTCTAACGATTTAGCAAGAGTGCAAGAAGAAACCGAACAATTACTTGGAAGAATGAATTATTTAAAAAATAACATCGCTTATTCAACAGTTTCACTTCAATTATCAGAGAAACTTGTAAATGTTCAATTTATGCAAGATAAGGAAGCACTAAATACATGGCTAAAGTCAAAAAGTTTGTTTATGGATAGCTTAAATGGTGTTATCTCATTTTTCGCAAGTGTAATTGTGTTTTTTATTGGACGTAGCCCAATTTTATTGCCTATTGCTGTATTTGGAATAATTGCTATAATTTTTATAAGAAAACAGTATAAAAATCCTTCGCAAGAATGATGGTACCAGCGCAAAAATTGGTGCCTGGTGTATGAAATAATAAATGTCGAAAGATCTTTTAAAGAGGAGAAAGGAGAAAAAAGGACAAAAAAAGACCCCAGCGACTACATGTAGTAAGATAAAACTACCTGACGGGAAGCCTCATCACAAACTACAAAATTGGAGCGTGAGTCACATGGGGCAAAAACATAAATCTAAGTCTAATAATATTAGAGGAAGAAAAGGAAGTCAATTCCGATCTGAGCTAAGAGGTACAGATCTGGAGCGAGTATTAATTGTAGCCATTGATGCAGCGAAGTTTTATCAGAAAGCGATGGTGTGTAATTATTTTGGTGATGTACTAGTGAAACCTACATTTTTTGGTGTTAATAAAAAAGGTATTAGCCAACTTCACGAAAAGATCGAGCATGCAAGCAAGGAAGTTGACGCAGAGCGGATTTTTGTTGGTATTGAGGCAACGGGGCATTACTATGAGGATATTGTGAGGGAATTAGGCGCTTTAGGATACGGTGTAACGA harbors:
- a CDS encoding M20/M25/M40 family metallo-hydrolase, coding for MKKLIKMQTPQQLTELLADLVSIESISLSEQEKLFPFRLKDILLSTNYFQEHPELVEIHSTDDNRSYLTALYRHQKATKTIVLISHFDVVNVEEYGDIRHLAFSVHELTKAITEQKESFSEEVRRDIKSGDYLFGRGILDMKCGLVLHLSLLEKAALEKWPINLLLLTVPDEEVCSVGMRTAVTKLLEISHTYKLNYSLFLNSEPVFSQKPGDESFYAYTGSIGKIMPAALFYGQETHVGEPLSGVNAAWMASILTKNIEWNMKFSEVVQGERTPLPSTLYLKDLKQNYSAQTPHRAAAFYNVFLMERSAKEVIDLYLELARESVQEMNDQLTGVLEREGLTKQKIDIKVLTYEELANYAINKYGQSYVDHIITEINEPEKLDDREMSIHIVDLFSIYCQELAPMVIIFFTPPYYPAVHSGHEKEISELIDKLRSFAREQFSLVIKPVSFFNGISDLSYVSYKGSMTGWESFEKNTPVWGERYFIPFTEMEQLAAPVLNVGPFGKDAHKKTERLNIQNAFEVLPSLLEHLVKTHMDSPPKKAMR
- a CDS encoding HD domain-containing protein, with the protein product MEKISFELVGKVLEEDVVSDLDVLLLTKGTILTKANILLLKKQYSKKVKVSEDLSFKNLYLKNIKHIEHLFSFLEKTKSIDMEEWFHHEQIVRFVQKDASFIEQMYEIKAQSSLYVHSVNVGLIAFFLGKLLRYSYREKLHIWKMGVLHDIGKLKLDSELLFKQEEELTEEELHEYKQHPNLGLNILSEVKGVNAEIVSATKFHHEQIDGSGYPNKVKVNCLPVTVQIVSVANRIDKIISANRNPFHLVNLLIEETRENKLNPAITIPFVRHTLRKYVGKKIVLNDETKAEIVFIFDHEPTQPLIYLNERKMFIDLRENHKLKIKDFA
- a CDS encoding DUF4349 domain-containing protein; its protein translation is MFGCSSSDNSDQGFRNSNEKAEDAATESEMDYDGTDSGESTQIARDLEKNFNDTDRMIIYHANLSIEVNDYHKVETQILEKVSTLGGYIVESTIYASGKERINGNLVVKVPQASFHSFINDVELTSMKVYDRHVSSNDVTEEFIDLDSRLKSKRVVEERLLGFLEQAKQTEDLLKISNDLARVQEETEQLLGRMNYLKNNIAYSTVSLQLSEKLVNVQFMQDKEALNTWLKSKSLFMDSLNGVISFFASVIVFFIGRSPILLPIAVFGIIAIIFIRKQYKNPSQE